In one Solanum lycopersicum chromosome 11, SLM_r2.1 genomic region, the following are encoded:
- the LOC101250274 gene encoding uncharacterized protein: MRGERRFGGDARGPPRLPERRKDRGYSPRQRNRNRDYSSPRRIRDEGYSPRRRIRDRDYVSPRRIRGSPPMRIQERKNSPPRRYQGREYSPVETNRNRDRSPPVRRRNQEYSPPGRNRNMEISPPARTRNWEQHSPGRNRNREISPPVRTRNWEQRSPRGRSRERHLSPSGQMISEQRGEYFHELERSRRMGIDGGGDFGELQNARPMNYVGGDRDYGPSQSLRISDRDRGNTDILGEHSHRLHEIKEGSGNEDSTSNKYPWSHLLDKPRKFDTVNGSREYGVSGSRVSSERENRGRPYPGFGDGIISSEADKRALYSSYESHLPDVGAQPRISGIGNSGGYSLASRYLDADPIKDEEIHLQEGFHSHKAAGRGVPTSMDPYMEDSLKTRRYSEFNTEYAISSQSNMLPGVNKDDIASSYGIEGQIHSHGGRLDSGKAIESIGHDGYDKSPRTISSLNPEKQVSGFRNYTESYFGRAEERREAYSYSDVQRGEVGSPNALSSEFYGKRVGSGEVHLQNLPRNMGLGKYDEFSHREILMEDKPRESLFSSQRRSPPDYFESRRALDQRKPDLDILDYGANRLQYENESHRGYESSRKRELHKYQMDDDLLERSDALYREYDPHLEKIEAGSRERFISRDLPGSSNFSLREKHGTMSNHGAGIMISSDIRTAHITHDRGDADKMRISRDMDSVVMSRKPNVPRSKYAKNGRPHKATATISSTRNLSVSMLRRTSKFSKSGGSDIKKRLGPRYQNVDVERPLGTKYKSSLKKRLGPRIVKNHAPPPWVKKFNSHELSRNQDTLDESVVEPGDDPKEGITTTAKPEPPENSKDFKQLVQNAFFRFVRHLNETPAKRRKFSEQAGSLKCLVCGRDSEEFVDSESLVRHALTSSKAGLRSQHLGLHKALCALMGWKSADSHEDSWVCEKLSNAETVALKEDLIIWPPVVIIHNSSITSSNPDQRVVVSAEELESKLRDMGFGEKAKVSRGKPANQSILMVKFSATLSGLEEAVRLCDIYAHRKHGRADFQRISSGQSGNNDDETKEPLTDKVGKILYGYLGIAEDLDKVDFETKKRSSVRSKKQIKVIAVAP, encoded by the exons ATGAGGGGGGAGAGGAGATTTGGAGGAGATGCTAGAGGTCCACCACGGTTGCCGGAAAGGAGAAAGGATCGTGGTTACTCGCCTCGACAGAGGAATAGGAACAGGGATTACTCATCTCCACGGAGAATTAGGGATGAGGGTTACTCGCCTAGACGGAGGATAAGAGATAGGGATTATGTGTCTCCACGGAGGATTAGGGGCTCACCCCCAATGAGGATTCAAGAGCGGAAAAACTCACCACCAAGGAGGTATCAGGGGCGTGAATACTCACCTGTGGAAACTAACAGGAACCGCGATCGCTCACCACCAGTAAGGAGACGGAACCAGGAATACTCTCCACCAGGAAGGAATAGGAACATGGAGATTTCGCCACCAGCAAGGACTAGGAACTGGGAGCAGCACTCACCAGGAAGGAATAGGAACAGGGAGATATCGCCACCAGTAAGGACTAGGAACTGGGAGCAGCGCTCACCACGTGGACGGAGTAGGGAGCGTCACCTTTCACCTAGTGGCCAGATGATTAGTGAACAGCGGGGTGAGTACTTTCACGAGCTTGAGAGGTCGAGAAGGATGGGAATTGATGGTGGTGGAGACTTTGGAGAGTTGCAGAATGCCCGACCCATGAATTATGTTGGTGGAGATAGAGATTATGGGCCATCTCAGAGCTTGAGAATCTCTGATCGTGATAGAGGAAACACTGACATTCTTGGTGAACATTCACACAGGCTGCATGAGATAAAGGAGGGCTCAGGGAATGAGGACTCAACTTCTAATAAGTATCCATGGAGCCATTTGTTGGATAAGCCCAGAAAGTTTGATACTGTTAATGGGTCCAGAGAATATGGAGTTAGTGGTAGTAGAGTAAGCAGCGAGAGAGAAAATCGTGGAAGGCCTTATCCGGGTTTCGGTGATGGTATCATTTCTTCAGAAGCTGATAAGAGGGCGTTGTACTCTTCATATGAATCTCATCTCCCTGATGTTGGTGCACAGCCAAGAATCTCTGGCATTGGAAATAGTGGTGGCTACTCTTTGGCATCACGTTATTTGGATGCTGATCCTATCAAAGATGAGGAAATACATTTACAAGAAGGTTTCCATTCTCATAAAGCAGCAGGAAGAGGAGTGCCGACATCAATGGACCCATACATGGAGGACTCCTTGAAGACCAGACGATATTCAGAATTCAATACTGAGTACGCGATATCATCTCAATCTAACATGTTGCCCGGAGTTAATAAGGATGATATTGCCAGTTCATATGGTATAGAGGGCCAAATCCATTCACATGGTGGTAGACTGGACAGTGGAAAGGCTATTGAGTCTATTGGCCATGACGGATATGATAAAAGTCCCAGGACCATATCATCTCTGAACCCTGAAAAGCAAGTTAGTGGGTTCAGGAACTACACGGAGTCTTACTTTGGTCGAGCTGAGGAAAGGCGTGAAGCATACAGTTATTCTGACGTTCAAAGAGGTGAAGTTGGTAGTCCTAATGCCCTGTCTAGTGAATTCTATGGGAAGAGAGTGGGTTCTGGAGAAGTACATCTTCAAAATCTTCCAAGGAACATGGGATTGGgcaaatatgatgaattttctCATCGGGAGATTTTGATGGAAGATAAGCCACGGGaatctcttttttcttcacaaagACGGTCACCGCCGGATTATTTTGAGTCCCGCAGAGCACTAGACCAAAGAAAGCCAGATTTGGACATATTGGATTATGGGGCTAATCGTCTACAGTATGAAAATGAATCACATCGAGGCTATGAAAGCTCCCGTAAAAGAGAGCTTCATAAGTATCAGATGGATGATGATCTTCTAGAAAGATCTGATGCCTTGTATAGAGAATACGACCCCCATTTAGAGAAGATAGAGGCAGGTTCTCGTGAAAGATTTATTTCAAGGGACTTGCCTGGATCATCTAATTTTTCTCTTAGAGAAAAACATGGCACAATGAGCAATCATGGTGCCGGAATTATGATTTCAAGTGATATAAGGACTGCACACATAACCCATGACCGTGGAGATGCTGATAAAATGCGGATCAGTAGGGATATGGATTCTGTAGTTATGTCTAGAAAGCCAAATGTTCCACGCTCTAAATATGCGAAGAATGGTAGGCCACACAAAGCCACTGCAACTATTAGTTCCACCAGAAACCTTTCAGTGTCAATGTTGAGACGTACAAGCAAATTTAGTAAATCTGGTGGAAGTGATATAAAGAAGCGGCTGGGGCCACGTTACCAGAATGTTGATGTTGAACGCCCACtaggaacaaaatataaatcttCACTGAAGAAGCGCTTGGGACCCCGTATAGTGAAGAATCATGCACCTCCGCCGTGGGTGAAAAAGTTCAATTCTCATGAGCTCTCTAGAAATCAAGATACTTTAGATGAAAGTGTTGTTGAACCAGGTGATGACCCCAAAGAAGGTATTACTACTACAGCAAAACCTGAACCTCCTGAGAACTCTAAGGATTTTAAGCAGCTGGTCCAAAATGCCTTCTTCAGGTTCGTGAGGCACTTGAATGAGACTCCAgctaaaagaagaaaattcagTGAGCAAGCTGGTAGTTTAAAGTGCCTCGTGTGTGGCAG AGATTCAGAAGAGTTTGTAGACTCAGAGAGCCTCGTGCGTCATGCATTAACATCCTCTAAGGCTGGTCTCAGATCGCAGCACTTAGGCCTTCACAAAGCTTTATGTGCTTTGATGGGATGGAAGAGTGCAGATTCTCATGAAGATAGTTGGGTTTGTGAAAAGCTATCCAATGCTGAAACTGTGGCTTTGAAGGAAGATCTAATCATCTGGCCTCCAGTTGTTATCATCCATAACAGTTCCATAACTAGCAGCAATCCGGATCAGCGTGTGGTTGTATCAGCTGAAGAGCTCGAGTCTAAGCTGAGAG ATATGGGCTTCGGGGAGAAGGCCAAGGTTTCTCGTGGTAAGCCTGCAAATCAGAGTATTCTTATGGTGAAGTTTAGCGCTACTCTCTCAGGTTTGGAAGAAGCAGTGAGACTGTGTGATATCTACGCCCATCGGAAGCATGGAAGGGCGGATTTCCAGCGTATAAGTTCTGGTCAGTCTGGAAACAATGACGATGAAACTAAAGAACCATTGACAGACAAAGTAGGTAAAAtcctttatggttaccttggaATTGCAGAAGACCTGGACAAAGTTGATTTCGAAACGAAGAAACGAAGTTCTGTGAGGAGCAAGAAGCAGATCAAGGTTATTGCAGTTGCACCATGA
- the ABCG51 gene encoding pleiotropic drug resistance protein 2, translating into MMEGAFVGNELARLRSSNSRGTSWRSSQSIMEVLGGQRDDFFMKNYSTRWREMAEEEEKELKWAAIDRLPTYDRMRKGMMKEVIGNGRVVHHEVDMTNLGNQDRKVLMESILKVVEDDNEKFLRRLRNRTDRVGIEIPKIEVRFENLSVEGDAYVGTRALPTLLNSTLNTMEAVLGLINLSPSKKKVVKILEDVSGIIRPSRMTLLLGPPGSGKTTLLKALAGKSEDGLRVTGKITYCGHEFHEFVPQRTSAYISQHDLHHGEMTVRETLDFAGRCLGVGTRYDLLVELSRREKEAGIMPDPQIDAFMKATAMEGLETSLITDYVLKILGLDICADIMVGDDMRRGISGGQKKRVTTGEMLVGPAKAFFMDEISKGLDSSTTYQIVKFMRQMVHVNDITMVISLLQPDPETFELFDDVILLSEGQIVYQGPKENVLEFFEYMGFRCPERKGIADFLVEVTSKKDQEQYWFRNSRPYVYISVPEFAESFNSFQIGEQIIIELTIPYDKFSVHRAALVKNKYGISNLELFKACFSREWLLMKRSSFLYIFKTTQITIMATIALTVFLRTQMKAGNVKDSAKFWGALFFSLINVMFNGMQELAMTVFRLPVFFKQRDSLFYPAWAFALPIWVLKIPISLVESSIWIILTYYTIGFAPAASRFFKQLLAFVGVHQMALSLFRFIAAAGRTQVVANTLGTFTLLLVFILGGFIVSKDDIQDWMIWGYYLSPMMYGQNAIAINEFLDDRWSAPTNGSQPTVGKTLLHDRGLFTTETWYWICIAALFGFSLLFNVLFIAALTFLNPLGDIKSVSVEDDDKNNSSPQEKRKVGGIQMAATCSQVNTSCVVPLPIKESRKRMVLPFKPLSLAFNHVNYYVDMPAEMKTQGIEEDRLQLLRDVSGVFRPGILTALVGVSGAGKTTLMDVLAGRKTGGYIEGSIKISGYPKNQTTFARVSGYCEQNDIHSPYVTIYESLLYSAWLRLPSDVKTEIREMFVEEVMELVELKPLRNALVGLPGINGLSTEQRKRLTTAVELVANPSIIFMDEPTSGLDARAAAIVMRTVRKTVDTGRTVVCTIHQPSIDIFEAFDELLLMKRGGQVIYAGPLGARSQTMVEYFEAIRGVPKIRECDNPATWMLDVSSSSMEAKLDVDFAEVYAKSDLYQRNQLLIKELSTPAPRSEDLYFPTQYSQSFLTQCKACFWKQNWSYWRNSQYNAIRFFMTVIIGIMFGVIFWDKGNKIYRQQDLLNLLGATYAAVMFLGATNASAVQSVVAVERTVFYRERAAGMYSELPYAFAQVAIETIYVAVQTFIYSLLLFSMIGYEWTAAKFFYFYYFIFMCFTYFSMYGMMVVALTPGYQIAAIVMSFFLSFWNLFSGFLVPRPLIPVWWRWYYWGSPVAWTIYGIFASQVGDRIDELEIPGVTVKMQVNQFMKEYLGYDHDFLVAVVFAHVGWVLLFFFVFAYGIKFLNHQKR; encoded by the exons ATGATGGAGGGGGCATTTGTGGGGAATGAGTTAGCAAGATTGAGAAGTAGTAATAGTAGGGGAACAAGTTGGAGGTCATCTCAAAGTATTATGGAGGTGCTAGGAGGGCAAAGGGATGATTTTTTCATGAAGAACTATAGTACGCGATGGCGAGAGATGGcagaggaggaggagaaggagcTAAAATGGGCTGCTATAGATCGGTTGCCAACGTACGATAGAATGAGAAAAGGGATGATGAAGGAGGTGATAGGCAATGGGAGGGTGGTGCATCATGAAGTTGACATGACTAATCTTGGTAATCAAGATAGGAAGGTACTCATGGAGAGTATACTTAAGGTTGTGGAAGATGATAATGAGAAATTTCTTAGAAGACTCAGAAATAGGACTGACAG GGTAGGGATAGAGATCCCGAAAATTGAAGTGAGATTTGAGAACTTAAGTGTAGAAGGAGATGCATATGTTGGGACAAGAGCATTACCTACACTGCTGAATTCCACCTTGAATACCATGGAG GCTGTTCTTGGATTGATTAATCTTTCTCCATCCAAAAAGAAAGTCGTAAAAATTCTTGAAGATGTGAGTGGAATTATAAGACCATCAAG GATGACATTACTCCTAGGGCCTCCTGGTTCAGGAAAAACTACATTGTTGAAAGCACTTGCAGGAAAGAGCGAAGACGGTCTGAGG GTGACAGGAAAAATTACGTATTGTGGGCATGAATTTCATGAATTTGTTCCTCAAAGAACAAGTGCTTATATTAGCCAACATGATCTTCATCATGGAGAGATGACAGTTCGTGAAACGTTAGATTTTGCTGGAAGATGCTTGGGTGTTGGAACCAGATATGACTTATTGGTGGAGTTGTCGAGACGAGAGAAAGAAGCGGGTATAATGCCAGATCCTCAGATTGATGCATTTATGAAAGCCACAGCAATGGAAGGCCTAGAAACAAGTCTAATTACAGATTATGTACTCAAG ATTCTTGGATTAGATATTTGTGCTGATATCATGGTTGGAGATGATATGAGACGAGGCATTTCGGGTGGACAAAAGAAACGTGTCACTACTG GGGAAATGTTGGTTGGACCAGCGAAAGCGTTTTTCATGGATGAAATATCAAAGGGGCTGGACAGTTCCACCACCTATCAGATTGTCAAGTTTATGAGGCAAATGGTTCACGTTAACGATATAACTATGGTTATCTCCCTCTTACAGCCTGATCCCGAGACATTTGAACTATTCGATGATGTTATTCTGCTTTCAGAAGGTCAAATTGTTTACCAAGGTCCGAAAGAAAACGTTCTTGAATTCTTCGAATACATGGGATTTAGATGTCCAGAAAGGAAAGGAATTGCAGATTTTCTAGTGGAAGTTACTTCCAAGAAAGACCAAGAACAATATTGGTTCAGAAATAGCAGgccatatgtatatatatctgTTCCCGAGTTTGCTGAGTCCTTCAATTCTTTTCAGATTGGTGAACAAATTATTATAGAACTTACGATTCCATATGATAAGTTCAGTGTCCATCGTGCAGCAttggtgaaaaataaatatggtaTTTCCAACTTGGAACTCTTCAAGGCATGTTTTTCAAGGGAATGGCTGCTGATGAAACGAAGTTCGTTCTTGTACATCTTTAAAACTACTCAAATCACTATCATGGCAACTATTGCCTTGACAGTGTTTTTAAGAACACAAATGAAAGCTGGCAATGTAAAAGATTCCGCTAAGTTCTGGGGCGCGTTGTTTTTCAGTCTGATCAATGTGATGTTCAATGGGATGCAAGAGCTCGCGATGACAGTTTTTAGGCTTCCTGTGTTTTTCAAGCAGAGAGATAGCTTATTTTATCCAGCATGGGCTTTTGCCTTGCCAATTTGGGTGCTAAAAATTCCTATTTCATTAGTGGAATCATCAATATGGATCATCCTTACATACTACACCATTGGCTTTGCTCCTGCAGCCAGCAG GTTTTTCAAGCAGTTATTGGCATTTGTCGGTGTCCATCAAATGGCTCTCTCTTTGTTCCGGTTTATTGCAGCAGCAGGAAGAACACAAGTAGTTGCAAACACACTTGGAACCTTCACTTTGCTTCTTGTGTTTATTCTTGGAGGCTTCATCGTCTCGAAAG ATGACATCCAAGATTGGATGATTTGGGGCTACTATCTGTCCCCTATGATGTATGGACAGAATGCAATTGCCATAAACGAGTTTCTAGATGATCGATGGAGTGCT CCAACTAATGGTTCCCAACCAACAGTAGGGAAGACTCTTCTACATGACAGAGGCTTATTTACCACAGAAACTTGGTATTGGATATGCATTGCAGCACTTTTTGGATTCTCACTTCTCTTCAATGTCCTCTTCATTGCAGCTTTGACGTTTTTAAATC CTCTCGGAGATATTAAATCTGTCAGTGTTGAGGACGACGACAAAAACAACAGTAGCccacaagaaaaaagaaaagttggAG GTATTCAGATGGCAGCAACATGTTCTCAAGTAAACACCAGCTGTGTTGTTCCTTTACCGATTAAGGAATCAAGAAAACGGATGGTCTTACCGTTTAAGCCACTTTCACTAGCATTCAACCATGTGaattattatgttgatatgcctgct GAAATGAAGACTCAAGGAATTGAAGAAGATAGATTGCAACTTTTACGAGATGTTAGTGGTGTTTTTAGGCCGGGGATTCTTACAGCCTTAGTCGGTGTCAGTGGTGCTGGAAAGACCACTTTGATGGATGTCTTAGCAGGTAGAAAGACAGGTGGATACATAGAAGGAAGCATAAAGATTTCAGGTTACCCAAAGAATCAGACAACGTTTGCTCGAGTCAGTGGTTACTGTGAACAAAATGACATTCATTCACCATATGTTACAATCTATGAATCTCTCCTCTACTCAGCCTGGCTTCGTCTTCCCTCCGATGTAAAGACAGAAATACGAGAG ATGTTTGTGGAAGAAGTAATGGAATTGGTAGAGCTCAAACCATTGAGGAATGCTCTTGTTGGGCTCCCAGGGATAAACGGTCTTTCCACTGAACAGAGAAAGAGGCTGACCACTGCTGTCGAATTAGTTGCTAATCCATCCATCATCTTCATGGATGAGCCTACATCAGGACTTGATGCTAGAGCTGCAGCTATTGTTATGCGTACTGTCAGAAAGACGGTGGATACAGGAAGAACAGTCGTCTGCACGATCCACCAGCCTAGCATAGATATTTTTGAAGCTTTCGATGAG CTACTTTTGATGAAAAGAGGAGGACAAGTAATATATGCTGGACCTCTTGGCGCTCGTTCCCAAACGATGGTTGAATATTTTGAG GCCATACGAGGGGTTCCTAAAATTAGAGAGTGCGATAATCCAGCTACATGGATGCTTGATGTCAGCTCATCTTCTATGGAAGCAAAACTTGATGTCGATTTTGCTGAAGTCTATGCCAAGTCTGATCTTTATCA GAGAAATCAATTGCTAATCAAGGAACTCAGCACACCAGCACCGCGCTCGGAGGATCTTTACTTCCCCACTCAATATTCCCAGTCCTTCTTAACTCAGTGCAAGGCATGTTTCTGGAAACAAAACTGGTCATACTGGAGGAATTCTCAATATAATGCAATCAGATTCTTCATGACAGTAATCATTGGGATTATGTTTGGTGTCATCTTTTGGGATAAAGGGAACAAAAT ATACAGACAACAAGACTTGCTTAATCTACTTGGAGCTACTTATGCAGCTGTCATGTTTCTTGGAGCCACAAATGCTTCTGCAGTACAATCTGTTGTGGCTGTTGAAAGAACAGTTTTCTATCGCGAAAGGGCTGCTGGAATGTATTCAGAATTGCCTTATGCATTTGCTCAG GTGGCTATAGAGACCATATATGTTGCAGTACAGACTTTTATTTATTCTCTTCTATTGTTTTCAATGATTGGATATGAATGGACAGCAGCAAAGTTCTTTTACTTCTACTACTTCATATTCATGTGCTTCACCTACTTCTCCATGTATGGCATGATGGTTGTTGCTTTAACTCCTGGTTATCAAATCGCTGCTATCGTCATGTCCTTCTTCCTCAGCTTCTGGAACTTATTCTCCGGTTTCCTTGTTCCTCGTCCT TTAATTCCAGTGTGGTGGAGATGGTACTATTGGGGTTCTCCAGTTGCTTGGACAATATATGGGATTTTCGCGTCTCAGGTGGGAGACAGAATCGATGAACTTGAAATCCCTGGTGTAACTGTGAAAATGCAGGTGAATCAGTTCATGAAAGAATATTTGGGATATGATCATGACTTTCTTGTAGCTGTGGTTTTTGCTCATGTTGGTTGGGTTCttctgtttttctttgtttttgctTATGGAATCAAGTTCTTGAACCACCAAAAAAGGTAG
- the LOC101250862 gene encoding protein BUD31 homolog-like — protein MPRVKTNRIKYPEGWELIEPTLAELDVKMREAGNDSNDGKRKCEALWPIFKVAHQRSRYVYDLYYGRNEISKELYEFCLEQGYADRNLIAKWKKPGYERLCCLHCIQPRDHNFATTCACRVPKHLRETAVIECVHCGCQGCASGD, from the exons ATGCCTAGAGTTAAGACAAACCGTATAAAATACCCTGAGGGTTGGGAGTTGATTGAGCCTACGTTAGCTGAACTGGATGTTAAAATGAGAGAAG CTGGCAATGACTCTAATGACGGTAAAAGAAAGTGTGAAGCACTCTGGCCCATATTCAAGGTTGCACATCAGAGGAGCAGATATGTATATGACCTTTACTATGGAAGGAATGAAATATCTAAAGAGCTGTATGAATTCTGTTTGGAACAAGGTTATGCAGATCGCAACTTGATTGCAAAGTGGAAAAAG CCTGGATACGAGCGTCTCTGCTGCTTGCACTGCATACAGCCCCGGGATCACAACTTTGCGACTACTTGTGCGTGTCGTGTCCCCAAACACCTCAGGGAAACTGCTGTAATTGAATGTGTACATTGTGGATGTCAAGGTTGTGCAAGTGGTGACTAA